A single region of the Cynocephalus volans isolate mCynVol1 chromosome 12, mCynVol1.pri, whole genome shotgun sequence genome encodes:
- the PHETA2 gene encoding sesquipedalian-2 produces the protein MKLNKRSMAHYALSDSPADHTGFLRTWGGPGTQPTPSGTGRRCWFVLKGNLLFSFESREGRAPLSLVVLEGCTVELAEAPVPEEFAFAIRFDAPGVRPHLLAADGPAAQEAWVKALSRASFGYMRLVVRELESQLQDARRSLALHRRSSWKAQAPDHWSPGLGNGHSLSRDCSPVGLVEEEGSRPAGRSLAERELQGPATLLLGRGQSPVSPETSCFSTLHDWYGQEIMKLRQGWQQRARWSQRECEDQDRA, from the coding sequence ATGAAGCTGAACAAGAGGAGTATGGCCCACTATGCACTGAGCGACTCCCCAGCAGACCACACAGGCTTCCTGCGCACTTGGGGTGGCCCAGGGACCCAACCCACCCCAAGTGGTACTGGTCGAAGGTGCTGGTTTGTCCTCAAGGGCAACCTGCTGTTCTCCTTCGAGAGTCGTGAGGGCCGGGCCCCACTGAGCCTGGTGGTGCTGGAGGGCTGCACAGTGGAGCTGGCTGAAGCCCCTGTGCCTGAGGAGTTTGCCTTTGCCATCCGCTTTGATGCCCCAGGAGTGCGCCCACACTTGCTGGCAGCAGATGGGCCGGCTGCCCAGGAGGCCTGGGTGAAGGCGCTGTCCCGGGCAAGTTTTGGCTACATGCGCCTGGTGGTCCGAGAGCTGGAGAGCCAGTTGCAGGATGCCCGCCGGAGCCTGGCCTTGCATCGCCGCTCATCCTGGAAGGCCCAGGCTCCTGACCACTGGTCTCCGGGCCTGGGGAATGGCCACTCTCTCTCCAGGGATTGCAGCCCTGTGGGCTTGGTTGAAGAAGAGGGCAGCAGGCCAGCAGGGCGGAGTTTGGCTGAGCGGGAGTTGCAGGGCCCTGCCACCCTCCTCCTAGGCAGGGGGCAGAGCCCCGTGTCCCCTGAGACCTCTTGCTTCTCTACTCTACATGATTGGTATGGCCAGGAGATCATGAAACTGAGACAGGGGTGGCAGCAGAGGGCCCGGTGGAGCCAGCGAGAATGTGAGGACCAGGATAGGGCCTGA